Genomic window (Dictyoglomus thermophilum H-6-12):
GCAAACAAAATAGATAAAGCAAGTATAAATCTATAATATGAGAAAACTTTTAGAGAGGACTTTTTAACGTAATTCAACAGTAAATGAATGGTCAAAATACCCACAATAAAAGCCCAAAAGGCTCCCCAAAGTATTAAATAAAGATTTCCAGGATTTTCACCCTTTATTACATGGAGCAATTTAAAAAATACTGCACCACCTATTATAGGCAAAGAAAGATAAAAGGAAAACTTTGTGGCTTCATCTCTTCTAAGCCCTGTAAACATTCCTCCTGATATGGTAGAACCAGATCTCGATACTCCAGGGAAAAGAGAGAAAACCTGCCAAAATCCTATAATTAGCGCTCTTTTTACATCCATATCTTTTATTTCAAGATTTTTTTTGGAAATCTTCTCAAGAATTAGAAATACAATACCAAAAGATATTACTCCCAAAAGGATTATCCAAATAGAAAAAGAATAAACTTGAGGCTGAGAGATTTTCTCCACTAATGGATCAAGAAAAACCCCTAAAACTCCTGCAGGCAAAGTAGCGAGGATAATAAGTCCCAATATTCTTCTTTTCTCTCCCCCTATAAATATGCTCACTAAGAACTCCCACCAGTCTTTTATAAAGTAAAAAAATACTGCTAAAAGAGTCCCAAGATGAAGTCCTACATTAAAAGAAAGCCCAAAATCAGGAATTTTGACAAGATAGGGTATCAAAATAAGATGAGCAGTACTACTTATAGGAAGAAATTCTGTTATTCCCTGCACAATACTAAGAATAATAACCCAGAAATTCATATCTACCTCCTATTTTCCAACACAGAAATTTTCAAAGATTTTATCTGTTATATCTAACGAGACTTCTTCTCCAAGAATCTCTCCAAAAGCTCTATCCATATCGTATATGATATCTCCCAGAACATCTAAACTTTGAGGAAGATTTTTAAGTACATTTAATCCCTCTTCACAGAGATTATAAACCTCTTTTAATTTTTCTCTATGGTACATATTAAGAAATATTCCATCCTCAACATCCTGAGATGTAATATGCCTCTCAATAA
Coding sequences:
- a CDS encoding undecaprenyl-diphosphate phosphatase, whose protein sequence is MNFWVIILSIVQGITEFLPISSTAHLILIPYLVKIPDFGLSFNVGLHLGTLLAVFFYFIKDWWEFLVSIFIGGEKRRILGLIILATLPAGVLGVFLDPLVEKISQPQVYSFSIWIILLGVISFGIVFLILEKISKKNLEIKDMDVKRALIIGFWQVFSLFPGVSRSGSTISGGMFTGLRRDEATKFSFYLSLPIIGGAVFFKLLHVIKGENPGNLYLILWGAFWAFIVGILTIHLLLNYVKKSSLKVFSYYRFILALSILFAYFGLQIPSLIIFGVAIIYLIFSMAKAEG